In Lacinutrix sp. Bg11-31, the DNA window GAGTTAGTGCAGACGCTTGTGCTACAAAATATGAGTTTTCTCGTGAAGACCAAGATGCTTATGCTATACAGTCTTATAAAAGATCTGCTGCTGCATGGGAAGCGGGCAAATTTAATAACGAAGTAGTTCCTGTTGCTGTACCACAAAGACGTGGAGATGATGTAATAGTGAGTGAAGATGAAGAATATAAAAATGTAAGAATGGATAAAATTCCTACTTTACGTGCTGCTTTTACAAAAGAAGGTACAGTTACTGCTGCAAATGCTTCGACAATTAATGATGGTGCTGGAGCAATGGTATTAATGAGTAGAGAAAAAGCAGACGAATTAGGCTTAAAACCTTTAGCTACAATTAAAGGTTATGCAGATGCAGCTCACGAACCAGAATGGTTTACAACTGCTCCATCAATTGCTTTACCAAAAGCCTTAGGCAGAGCTGGTTTAGATATTGAAGATGTAGATTTCTTTGAATTTAACGAAGCTTTTTCTGTTGTTGGTTTAGCTAACATGAAAATATTAGGACTTAACGATAGTAACGTAAACGTAAATGGTGGTGCTGTTTCTTTAGGGCATCCGTTAGGTTGTTCTGGAGTTAGAATATTAATTACATTATTAAACGTTTTAGAGCAAAACAATGCTAAAATTGGTGCAGCTGCTATTTGTAATGGTGGTGGTGGTGCTTCGGCATTAATATTAGAACGTGCTTAAAATTAGTAGACTGTTTTCAATTGTGTACTAATTAAATAATAACAAAAATTCAATTTCAATAAATGCAATACGGCATTTGTAATTTAAGCATTGTCCCTTTAAGACTTGAAGCTAGCGATACCAGTGAATTGGTATCGCAAGTTTTATATGGAGATATATTTAAAATTACTGAAATGCGCAAATCTTGGTGTAAAATAAGGTTGGCTTTCGATAAATATGAAGGCTGGATTGACACCAAACAATATTTTGAAATTAGTAAAGAAGATTACGATATTTTACGTGAAGAATCGCCTAAACTGTCTTCAGATTTAATAGAATTTATTGAAGACAAAAACCAGCAACTCTACGCTATCCCTTTAGGTTCTCAACTTAATAGTTTATCTCTGTTAGAACATACTTTTGAAGGTGAACTTACTCAAGGGAAAAAAGAGAAAAACCAACTTATTACTTCTGCTTTTAACTATTTAAACGCACCATATCTTTGGGGCGGAAAAACACCTTTTGGCATAGACTGCTCTGGTTTTACACAAATGGTATATAAAATGAATGGTTATAAATTACTTCGTGATGCCTCACAACAAGCAACTCAAGGTGAAGCCTTAAGTTTTATTGAAGAAAGTGAGCCTGGAGATTTAGCCTTTTTCGATAATGCAGAAGGAAACATAGTGCACGTAGGTATTATTATGGAAGACAATTACATTATTCACGCTCATGGAAAAGTAAGAATAGATAGATTAGATCATTCTGGTATTTATAATGTGGATACAAAAATGCATACACACAAACTACGTGTTATAAAAAAAATAATCTAAGCGTTATCATTTAGTTAAAGAAAACCTAAAATTTGAAATTAAAAAAGTGATTGTTTATATTTGAGTATTCGTCTTTATTCGAGTAAAATTCAAAGAAAAAACAATGTCAAAAACTATTGCTTCACTCCTATTTATTTGCATTTTTTCAATAAATAGTTTCGCTCAACAACCAAAAAAACTCAATGCATCAGAAATATACCAATCTATAGAAAAACTAAATTTCTTAGGTTCGGTTTTATATGTTGCGGCACATCCAGACGACGAAAATACAAGGCTTATTTCTTACATGGCAAACCATGTAAAAGCAAGAACTGCTTATTTATCTTTAACGCGTGGTGATGGCGGGCAAAACCTTATTGGACCAGAAATTAGAGAACTTTTAGGCGTTATTAGAACTCAAGAATTACTAACTGCTAGACAAATAGATGGTGGAGAACAGCGTTTTACAAGAGCTAATGATTTTGGCTACTCTAAGCATCCTGACGAAACTTTAGCCATTTGGAATAAAGAAGAAGTATTAAGCGATGTTGTGTTGGCTATTCGTCAATTTAAGCCAGATGTTATTATTAACCGTTTCGACCATAGAAGCCCAGGTTCTACTCATGGTCATCATACAAGTTCTGCAATGTTAAGCTTTGAAGCTTTCGATATTGCAGGAGATGCAACCGTTTATCCAAATCAAGTAAAACAATATGGCACTTGGCAACCAAAACGAGAGTTTTTTAATACCTCTTACTGGTTTTACGGTAGTCAAGAAAAATTTGATGCAGCAGATAAATCTAATTTATTAAATTTTGATGTTGGTGAATATTATCCAAGTTCTGGATTAAGTAATACCGAAATAGCTTCTTTAAGTCGTAGTCAACATAAATCTCAAGGTTTTGGTAATACTGGAACTCGTGGAGAACAAATAGAATATATAGAATTAGTTAAAGGTGAAATGCCAAAAGATAAAAACAATATTTTTGATGGTATAGATACTTCATGGCATCGTGTAAAAGGCGGAAAAGCGATTGGTAAAATTTTAGAGAAAGTACAAGTAGATTATAACTTTAATAATCCATCAGCATCTTTAAAAGCGTTAATGAGTGCTTATACTTTAATTCAAAATTTAGAAGACAGCCATTGGAAAATAAATAAAACTGAAGAAATAAAAGACATCATCTCGGCTTGTAGCGGATTGTATTTAGAAGCTGTAGCTAAGGAAAGTACAAGTACTTTAAACAATAAAATTCAGTTAAATATTGAAGCAATAAACAGAAGCGCTTCTAGTATAGAATTACTATCGCTTACTAAATCTGATGATGGAAAAACAATCTCTAAAAACATCAATTTAGCTAATAATGTTTCTAAAAAAGATGCATTAGAATATTACATTTCTAACGAAGACAATTATTCGGTTCCATATTGGTTAGAAGAAAAAGGAACTTTAGGAATGTATAAGGTGAAAAATAAAGATTGGATTGGTTTACCTGAAACATTAACAACTGCAACTGTAAAATTCAATTTAAAAATTGAAGGCACTCCTATTTCTTTTACAAAAGCAATTATCTATAAAACCAACGATCCTGTAAAAGGAGAAGTTTATAAACCTTTTGAGATTATTCCAGAAGCTTCTGCTAAAATTTTAGAAAAAGTAATCATTTTCGCAAACGATTCTCAAAAAGAAATACCTGTTGTAGTTAAAGCAGGACGAGATAATTTAGAAGGTTATATTACCTTAAATTACCCAAAAGGATGGCGTGTTTTTCCGAAGCAACAAAAAATAAATATAGAACACAAAGGTCAAGAACAAACAGTATTTTTTACTATTATTCCTCCTAAAAACCAAAATGAAGGCACTATAACTCCTAAAGTTACAATTGGTAATAAAGTGTACACAAAAGAATTAATAGAGATTGATTACGACCATATTCCGTTTCAAACCGTGTTGTTACCAAGCGAAACAAAAATTGTGCGTTTAGACATTAAAAAACGAGGCGAAAATATTGCATACATTGAAGGTGCTGGAGATGTTGTACCAGAAAGCTTAAAGCAAATTGGATATAATGTGGTTATTATTTCGCCAGAAGATATTACAACAGAAAACTTAAATAGATTTGATGCTGTTGTAGTTGGTATTAGAGCTTATAACACCGTTGAAGCCTTAAATTATAGACAAGAAGCGCTATTCGATTTTGTAAAAAATGGTGGTAATATGATTGTGCAATACAATACAAGCCATAGAATTAAAGTAGATAATATTGCACCTTATAGTTTAACACTTTCTAGAGACAGAGTTACAGACGAGTTTGCAGATGTTACTTTTGTAAATCCTAATCACGAAGTACTAAACAGCCCAAATAAAATTACTCAAGAAGATTTTAAAGGTTGGACACAAGAACGTGGTTTGTATTTTCCTAAAGAATGGTCTAGCGAGTTCACTCCAATTCTATCCATGCACGATAAAGGAGAAACAGCAAAAACAGGAAGTTTACTAGTAGCAAAACATGGAAAAGGACATTATATTTATACAGGTTTAAGTTTCTTTAGAGAGTTTCCTGCAGGTGTTTCTGGTGCTTATAGATTGTTTGCAAATATGTTGAGTATTGGAAAAGAAGATATCGCTAATGAATCTAAAATAAAGAACTAATATGGAAAATAACCAACCAAAATACAAGTGGAATAACCTCTACACATTAATTCTTGTAGCAAACGCTGTTTACATTATTGCATTCTACTTTATCACAAAAGCGTTTTAATATATGCAAGCATTAGATTGGGTTGTTTTAATAGGAACACTACTAACCATAGTAATTTATGGTACTATTCAAACCAGAGGAAGTAAAAATGTGGAGGACTACTTAAAGGGTGGAAATCAGTCTAAATGGTGGACTATCGGTTTATCTGTAATGGCAACACAAGCAAGTGCTATTACATTTCTATCTACTCCAGGACAAGCATTTAACGATGGTATGGGCTTTGTACAATTCTATTTTGGATTGCCAATTGCCATGATTGTTATTTGTATGGTATTTATTCCACTATACCATAGGCTAAAAGTTTACACAGCATACGAGTTTTTAGAAAATAGATTCGATAGAAAAACAAGAACACTTACTGCAATTCTATTTCTTATACAACGTGGTTTGGCTGCTGGTATTACCATCTTCGCTCCTGCCATTATTCTATCGGCTGTTTTAGGATGGAACTTATTATTACTAAATATTATTATTGGTGTTTTAGTAATTATTTACACTGTTTCTGGTGGAACAAAAGCTGTTAATGTTACACAAAAGCATCAAATGATTGTGATATTTACTGGAATGATTATCGCTTTTGTTCTAATAATGAATCAATTACCGGAAGATATTTCATTTTCAAAAGCAATAGAAATTGCTGGAGCTAGTGGGAAAAT includes these proteins:
- a CDS encoding acetyl-CoA C-acyltransferase, whose translation is MNKEVVIVSAARTPIGSFLGALSTIPAPKLGAIAIKGALDKINLKPELVQEVLMGNVVQAGTGQAPARQAAIFAGIPNTVPCTTINKVCASGMKTVMQAAQAIALGDADIIVAGGMENMSLIPHYFHARSATKFGPATMVDGMQKDGLVDVYDQKAMGVSADACATKYEFSREDQDAYAIQSYKRSAAAWEAGKFNNEVVPVAVPQRRGDDVIVSEDEEYKNVRMDKIPTLRAAFTKEGTVTAANASTINDGAGAMVLMSREKADELGLKPLATIKGYADAAHEPEWFTTAPSIALPKALGRAGLDIEDVDFFEFNEAFSVVGLANMKILGLNDSNVNVNGGAVSLGHPLGCSGVRILITLLNVLEQNNAKIGAAAICNGGGGASALILERA
- a CDS encoding PIG-L family deacetylase, producing the protein MSKTIASLLFICIFSINSFAQQPKKLNASEIYQSIEKLNFLGSVLYVAAHPDDENTRLISYMANHVKARTAYLSLTRGDGGQNLIGPEIRELLGVIRTQELLTARQIDGGEQRFTRANDFGYSKHPDETLAIWNKEEVLSDVVLAIRQFKPDVIINRFDHRSPGSTHGHHTSSAMLSFEAFDIAGDATVYPNQVKQYGTWQPKREFFNTSYWFYGSQEKFDAADKSNLLNFDVGEYYPSSGLSNTEIASLSRSQHKSQGFGNTGTRGEQIEYIELVKGEMPKDKNNIFDGIDTSWHRVKGGKAIGKILEKVQVDYNFNNPSASLKALMSAYTLIQNLEDSHWKINKTEEIKDIISACSGLYLEAVAKESTSTLNNKIQLNIEAINRSASSIELLSLTKSDDGKTISKNINLANNVSKKDALEYYISNEDNYSVPYWLEEKGTLGMYKVKNKDWIGLPETLTTATVKFNLKIEGTPISFTKAIIYKTNDPVKGEVYKPFEIIPEASAKILEKVIIFANDSQKEIPVVVKAGRDNLEGYITLNYPKGWRVFPKQQKINIEHKGQEQTVFFTIIPPKNQNEGTITPKVTIGNKVYTKELIEIDYDHIPFQTVLLPSETKIVRLDIKKRGENIAYIEGAGDVVPESLKQIGYNVVIISPEDITTENLNRFDAVVVGIRAYNTVEALNYRQEALFDFVKNGGNMIVQYNTSHRIKVDNIAPYSLTLSRDRVTDEFADVTFVNPNHEVLNSPNKITQEDFKGWTQERGLYFPKEWSSEFTPILSMHDKGETAKTGSLLVAKHGKGHYIYTGLSFFREFPAGVSGAYRLFANMLSIGKEDIANESKIKN
- a CDS encoding C40 family peptidase translates to MQYGICNLSIVPLRLEASDTSELVSQVLYGDIFKITEMRKSWCKIRLAFDKYEGWIDTKQYFEISKEDYDILREESPKLSSDLIEFIEDKNQQLYAIPLGSQLNSLSLLEHTFEGELTQGKKEKNQLITSAFNYLNAPYLWGGKTPFGIDCSGFTQMVYKMNGYKLLRDASQQATQGEALSFIEESEPGDLAFFDNAEGNIVHVGIIMEDNYIIHAHGKVRIDRLDHSGIYNVDTKMHTHKLRVIKKII